In one window of Bombus vancouverensis nearcticus chromosome 10, iyBomVanc1_principal, whole genome shotgun sequence DNA:
- the LOC117159180 gene encoding uncharacterized protein LOC117159180 isoform X2 — protein sequence MSGFFNSLKNFASGAAYAASSASKYEELEVEDTKMRFSLTPQPGESGFIQWLDAMKMVARLPGGIPPEFRKKLWLTLAERHLEQRGVDWKQAEKICFNEWSNPDDEELGIQIVKDLHRTGCSLFCGAAGRDNQAVLRRVLLGFARWNKSVGYCQGLNVLAALVLQVMDRAESAAVKVMIYLIEGVLPEGYFADNLRGLSVDMAVFRDLLRGRLPKLSKHLEALQNDAKDKATGSSYEPPLTNVFTMQWFLTLFCHCLPQEAVLRVWDLIFLEGDEILLRTALAIWEGLSDRIMTVTSADEFYSIMGVLTREMLEFTDTNNLIKNIVSMGSLHGVTGLREKHRYNITPWARKLSDDEDSDTEEDERLAVAAAMFSMAQRLKKDRIPQTIGALQAMAPSSDRERLALDITTLKQQYAKLRERQRQAHIILSAACARQTMVPPPTSQAMNHLLVGKSALVSGKNRPLSLPSGAATTKIRPTTLNQNRRDRQGVTLHWKDTKKPKQKPSNLPETVECSVVTMQSTEAELASPKRSNGDSDSDSTSTELCDEPDRLSDVDSEDLTSASESCVVGTDEEKSSRITGSPIREKPLDRSFLEEKIEPINAEDSKDSKSSEDNLGDISIAKITDQIRRLSAEDDNNSMVPQKFSVQSKESPEEQSTKELKKEKSISDLSIDYTSDTNIIKKSSLDLNEYDYLGFSGSKISSKEDEVLVHERHRSKQTTNEIVDIPRDEVATIKKNQTEDKITTTMKQDSLNIYLDYSASLDKKYDRIKDKSSLDVEIENEIRSDRYKTSFDFSSRISLDLKPYETSKVGSLTSDTADTVNTERTLYGKAYVGHLPISPVTVDQKLSRVTPSIHATHNTTVLAPETPEIVHEKLENTSYNDRIQTTQTKIYSDLVKSPKTPESNKSFSSGETMGPDSKPSSLTVSPRTPVRSESRDFPMDKSLCSSLSSDSKTLVLHSADSDSTRDSTKTDAKKMYEISNSATPISMDSLQKSEASPKLVVSSSSESCSPSKLKSSERSFSSDLQSPISANSIKYTSNFSRRGQDDVSGSPMDLSSATSPFYPISNPNQKTPTSPYSASRRRSSLDSNETSPEQKSTSSRESNKFLGYQSKFDSSIKTSDMKDVDGIARKGDTFVRPEFITRNEDSSINLTDRRINVSDVKYYQTTSTDYYRKDKDIFDDGGDDPSSEKDVVPSLPQEKLDKHYLNYRYRDRSKLLERSSSSLDSRRYADMKSSASTDEFSTSIAQKRSSDILEDIKHLEAKANDGSSDNGMLTKKSSYIWEDMKNLEARRQDTFSDSARNFSKHRLEIPDINITGESRKSYVVHPKINIDENSDSILKTMACGKSNGTDDGRESKLGVWTKVKPRKKSDNGRRNSDRALKIIQENSAILQKILACQAKKRLPDLEEISKEITISPINEEISKIFSPILEKMGLNEHEINEELARINFKDFDNMTATSVSEFDAKINEELSKLSLIDETEQMDHFDVDEVISHEYLNTREALIDRKINEELSKLLANYDDHSPASMVSLDKGPSSQNISEIEGLDLSSISTNVFSYKSSNDSIDTRSDLGSTQEPSILVDKFPKYTAYAVPKYHVDDSSPKSDIDIYRELEKLDKISSAQVLPDPTLELPQKELSSIPYVPNTSPFKDVSPLRYTSKPAQYDTSPLKTSYDPYKTFDFKPKLSPKQVSTNPFVSATYEKPVVDTAFEYINHKPEISINTYDLHLKSPMMTKESLEFRVRYDDDPVREVNTDYMSLQPESRSITTPSKSPYFSNGNTEPLTPTKYISKEERILDTGGTSFLNYPSESSDLLRRKYDALSPKDYTHTKSTTDYDRHLGTLPPIEPGTETGSYLPTRHRDYHSLSPNRQFPDHFPSTINHHYTSKLSSGLSDESKRPVSHPEFPGKMNVGKYAELPDRSSSSYKKSSLSLGNIGHSSKGADNNFNTVTSPKTQFSPFPVRNAPRKPKELTLKLGLYSPKGSDTGQLKRS from the exons ATGAGCGGATTTTTCAACTCCCTGAAAAACTTCGCGTCAGGAGCCGCGTACGCTGCCAGCTCTGCCTCGAAGTACGAAGAATTGGAAG tCGAAGACACGAAGATGAGATTTAGCCTGACGCCGCAACCAGGAGAAAGTGGTTTTATACAATGGCTGGACGCGATGAAAATGGTTGCCAGGTTACCAGGAGGAATTCCGCCGGAATTTCGAAAGAAG TTGTGGCTGACACTGGCAGAACGTCATCTAGAGCAGCGCGGCGTAGATTGGAAGCAGGCTGAAAAGATCTGCTTCAACGAGTGGAGCAATCCTGACGATGAAGAGCTTGGTATACAAATCGTTAAA GACCTACACAGAACGGGCTGCAGTCTGTTTTGCGGTGCAGCTGGCAGAGACAATCAAGCGGTGCTTCGTCGAGTTCTGCTTGGTTTCGCCCGATGGAACAAGTCCGTCGGCTATTGCCAGGGCCTGAACGTGTTGGCCGCCCTCGTTTTGCAAGTAATGGATCGCGCCGAGTCCGCCGCGGTGAAGGTGATGATCTACTTGATAGAGGGTGTCCTGCCCGAGGGTTACTTCGCGGACAATCTCCGTGGCCTGTCGGTCGACATGGCGGTATTTCGAGATCTCCTCCGGGGCAGACTGCCCAAGCTCTCGAAACATCTGGAGGCTCTGCAGAACGATGCTAAGGACAAGGCGACAG GCAGCAGTTACGAGCCACCTCTGACGAATGTGTTCACGATGCAATGGTTCCTTACTCTTTTCTGTCACTGTTTGCCACAAGAGGCTGTCCTGCGCGTATGGGACCTCATATTTCTCGAAGGAGATGAGATATTGCTTAGAACCGCACTGGCCATCTGGGAAGGACTTTCCGA TCGTATTATGACGGTGACATCGGCGGACGAGTTTTATAGTATAATGGGAGTGCTGACAAGAGAGATGCTCGAGTTCACGGATACTAATAACCTCATAAAG AATATCGTTAGTATGGGATCTTTGCATGGTGTAACGGGGCTAAGAGAGAAACATAGATACAATATCACACCTTGGGCAAGAAAATTGAGCGACGACGAGGACAGCGACACGGAGGAGGATGAAAGGCTGGCCGTGGCTGCTGCGATGTTCAGTATGGCACAGCGATTGAAGAAAG ATCGTATACCTCAAACGATTGGAGCGCTGCAGGCAATGGCACCCAGCAGCGACCGAGAACGGCTCGCTTTGGACATTACCACTTTGAAACAGCAGTACGCCAAGCTACGCGAACGTCAACGACAAGCGCATATTATACTTTCTG CTGCATGTGCAAGGCAGACCATGGTACCACCTCCTACTTCTCAGGCCATGAATCATCTTTTAGTGGGCAAAAGTGCGCTCGTGAGTGGGAAGAATCGACCCCTGAGCCTACCTTCTGGTGCTGCAACGACGAAGATAAGACCTACGACGCTAAATCAAAACCGAAGGGACAGACAAGGCGTCACGCTTCACTGGAAAGACACCAAAAAACCGAAGCAGAAACCCTCGAATTTACCAG AAACGGTGGAATGCAGCGTTGTAACAATGCAATCCACGGAAGCTGAGCTGGCTTCTCCAAAGCGGAGTAACGGTGACAGTGATAGCGACAGCACATCGACGGAATTGTGCGACGAACCGGACCGTCTCAGTGACGTTGACAGCGAAGACCTGACGTCAGCATCCGAATCCTGTGTCGTCGGTACGGATGAGGAGAAGAGCTCTCGAATCACCGGATCACCGATTCGCGAGAAGCCACTCGATCGTTCGTTTCTCGAGGAGAAGATAGAACCAATTAACGCCGAAGATTCGAAGGACTCGAAAAGCTCCGAGGATAACCTTGGTGACATATCAATCGCTAAAATCACCGACCAAATAAGACGATTATCAGCAGAGGATGACAATAATTCCATGGTTCCTCAAAAATTTAGCGTGCAGAGCAAAGAATCACCGGAAGAACAATCGACGAAAGAATTGAAAAAAGAGAAATCCATATCAGATCTATCTATAGATTACACTTCCGATACTAATATCATTAAAAAATCGTCATTGGACTTGAACGAGTACGATTATCTAGGTTTCAGTGGCAGTAAGATCAGTTCGAAAGAAGATGAAGTATTAGTGCACGAAAGGCATCGATCTAAACAGACAACAAATGAGATTGTAGATATACCTCGAGACGAAGTTGCGACAATCAAGAAAAACCAAACTGAAGACAAGATAACTACGACTATGAAACAGGATTCTTTAAACATATACTTGGATTATTCAGCATCCTTGGACAAGAAATACGATAGAATCAAAGATAAATCAAGCCTCGATGTAGagatagaaaatgaaattagaTCCGACCGATATAAAACATCCTTCGATTTCTCTAGTAGAATATCTTTGGACTTGAAACCGTATGAAACTTCAAAAGTAGGAAGTTTAACCAGTGACACTGCAGACACAGTGAATACTGAAAGAACGCTTTATGGCAAGGCCTACGTTGGTCATCTTCCTATTTCACCTGTAACAGTTGATCAAAAATTAAGCAGAGTGACACCCAGTATACATGCAACGCATAATACTACTGTATTAGCTCCTGAAACGCCTGAAATTGTACATGAAAAGTTAGAGAACACGTCATATAACGATAGAATACAGACGACCCAAACGAAAATTTATTCAGACCTAGTGAAGAGTCCTAAAACACCGGAAAGCAACAAATCATTCAGTTCAGGTGAAACCATGGGACCTGATTCGAAACCATCGAGTCTGACAGTTAGCCCAAGGACGCCGGTTAGATCAGAATCTCGAGATTTCCCTATGGACAAATCCCTGTGTTCGTCACTTAGCTCAGACTCGAAGACTTTGGTTCTTCATTCTGCAGATTCAGACAGTACGAGGGACAGCACGAAAACCGACGCGAAGAAAATGTATGAGATTTCCAATTCAGCGACACCTATCAGCATGGACTCGTTGCAGAAATCAGAAGCCAGCCCAAAACTAGTCGTGAGCAGCTCCAGTGAATCGTGTAGCCCGAGTAAATTAAAGTCTTCCGAGAGGTCGTTCAGTTCGGACCTGCAATCGCCAATAAGTGCCAACTCCATAAAGTATACCTCGAATTTCAGTAGACGGGGCCAAGATGACGTATCAGGCTCGCCAATGGACTTGAGCAGCGCTACCTCGCCGTTTTATCCGATCTCGAATCCGAATCAAAAAACTCCGACGTCCCCGTACAGTGCTTCTAGAAGAAGATCCAGTTTGGACAGCAACGAAACGTCACCTGAGCAGAAATCGACCAGTTCGAGGGAATCGAACAAGTTTCTAGGTTATCAGTCGAAATTTGACTCCTCCATAAAGACGTCTGATATGAAAGATGTAGACGGTATAGCACGAAAAGGTGACACATTCGTCAGACCAGAGTTCATCACGAGGAATGAAGATTCGAGTATTAATTTGACGGATAGAAGAATCAATGTTAGTGATGTTAAGTATTATCAAACAACGAGTACGGATTACTATCGCAAGGATAAGGATATTTTTGATGACGGAGGGGATGATCCGTCATCGGAGAAAGACGTGGTACCTTCTTTGCCTCAGGAGAAGCTAGATAAACATTATTTGAACTATCGATATAGAGATAGATCGAAGTTGTTGGAAAGAAGTTCAAGCAGTTTGGACAGTAGAAGGTACGCTGATATGAAGTCATCGGCTTCCACCGATGAATTTTCAACGTCGATCGCGCAGAAGAGATCCAGTGACATTTTAGAAGATATTAAACACTTGGAGGCGAAAGCAAACGATGGGTCGTCGGATAATGGGATGTTGACGAAGAAGAGCAGTTATATTTGGGAGGATATGAAGAATTTAGAAGCCAGAAGGCAAGATACCTTTAGTGATTCAGCGAGGAACTTTTCGAAACATCGTCTGGAGATACCGgatataaatataaccggagaaAGCAGAAAATCGTACGTAGTACATCCGAAGATCAATATCGACGAAAATAGCGACAGCATATTGAAGACCATGGCCTGTGGTAAGAGTAACGGCACGGATGATGGCAGGGAGTCGAAGTTGGGCGTGTGGACGAAAGTGAAGCCTCGTAAAAAGAGTGACAATGGGCGGAGGAACAGCGACAGGGCGTTGAAGATCATTCAAGAAAACTCCGCTATACTTCAGAAGATTCTCGCGTGTCAAGCAAAAAAGCGTCTGCCAGACCTGGAGGAGATATCGAAAGAAATTACCATTAGCCCTATAAACGAGGAGATTTCGAAGATCTTTAGTCCGATATTAGAGAAGATGGGATTAAACGAACACGAGATTAACGAGGAATTGGCGAGAATCAATTTCAAGGATTTCGACAACATGACTGCTACCAGTGTGTCCGAGTTTGATGCAAAGATTAACGAGGAATTATCGAAGCTTTCTCTGATCGACGAGACGGAGCAGATGGACCATTTCGACGTGGACGAGGTGATATCCCACGAATACTTGAACACGAGAGAAGCTCTAATAGATCGTAAGATAAACGAGGAATTGTCGAAATTATTGGCAAACTACGACGATCATTCTCCAGCTAGTATGGTGAGTTTGGACAAAGGACCATCTAGCCAGAATATTAGCGAGATCGAAGGACTGGATCTGTCCAGTATTTCAACTAACGTATTTTCCTATAAATCATCCAATGACTCCATTGACACGAGAAGCGACTTAGGCTCGACGCAGGAACCGTCCATTCTCGTTGACAAGTTTCCGAAATATACGGCATACGCCGTACCGAAGTATCACGTGGACGACTCATCACCTAAAAGCGACATAGACATCTACAGAGAATTGGAGAAACTCGATAAGATCTCTTCCGCACAGGTGTTACCAGATCCGACTCTGGAGCTTCCACAGAAGGAATTGTCCTCGATTCCGTACGTTCCAAATACGTCGCCCTTCAAGGATGTGTCACCATTGAGGTACACTTCCAAGCCGGCTCAATACGACACTTCACCCCTGAAGACTTCTTACGATCCCTACAAGACCTTCGACTTCAAGCCTAAGTTGTCACCTAAACAAGTTTCCACTAATCCATTTGTGTCAGCTACGTATGAGAAACCTGTGGTGGATACCGCTTTCGAGTACATTAACCATAAACCAGAGATCTCGATCAATACGTATGATCTACATTTGAAGAGTCCAATGATGACGAAGGAATCGCTAGAATTTCGTGTCAGATACGACGATGATCCAGTCAGAGAAGTTAACACCGATTACATGTCTCTCCAGCCAGAAAGTAGATCGATTACTACCCCGAGCAAGTCTCCTTATTTCAGCAATGGAAATACCGAACCGTTAACGcctacgaaatatatttctaagGAGGAAAGAATCTTGGATACTGGTGGTACCTCGTTTCTGAACTATCCCAGCGAATCTTCCGACCTTCTTCGTCGAAAATACGACGCTTTGTCTCCTAAGGACTACACTCATACCAAGAGTACGACGGATTATGATAGACACTTAGGCACGTTACCTCCTATAGAACCTGGAACAGAGACAGGATCGTATTTACCGACGAGACACCGAGATTATCATTCTCTATCACCGAATCGTCAGTTTCCTGATCACTTTCCTTCTACTATCAATCATCACTACACCTCGAAACTTTCATCAGGTCTCTCTGACGAATCGAAACGACCGGTTTCTCATCCGGAATTCCCTGGCAAGATGAATGTTGGGAAATATGCAGAATTACCCGATAGAAGTTCCAGCAGTTACAAGAAATCATCTCTTAGCTTAGGTAACATAGGACACTCGAGTAAAGGAGCTGATAATAATTTCAACACTGTGACCAGTCCAAAAACGCAGTTCAGTCCCTTTCCCGTTAGAAACGCTCCTAGGAAGCCGAAAGAACTTACGCTGAAATTGGGCCTCTATTCGCCCAAAGGTTCTGATACAGGACAGTTAAAAAGGTCATAG